Proteins encoded within one genomic window of Pyramidobacter piscolens W5455:
- a CDS encoding glycosyltransferase family 2 protein, with protein sequence MDCGNVPMSGQMPLISVILPAYNVGQFVARALESVIAQDYPHLEIVFVDDASTDATRPVAERILRSCKRPFQVLRQEKNGGVSAARNAGLQAARGEYVCFVDPDDFVNADYLSTLYGIVSPNQADIAFCGFNHYYEDTGVLVPERFRLKKALPQASDYLFAWHMRKLTASVWCFLYRKDFLLSTELRFNERCRRGEDGEFIQKTLLRSAKTVFANIRLYNYVHHKAQITAVGIRDERAPELKRQMRLANVRAARYSLRHTGPGKLRRAVLHVQEPEIMLAPFVFYARRKDWKNYERRLVFLRHRKVREVMYASVLALHRSPELFFKCVAVLHCPKLFYWLRARALPR encoded by the coding sequence ATGGATTGCGGAAACGTCCCGATGAGCGGACAGATGCCGCTGATCAGCGTGATCCTGCCGGCTTACAACGTGGGACAGTTTGTCGCACGGGCGCTTGAATCGGTGATCGCGCAGGATTATCCCCATCTGGAGATCGTTTTTGTCGACGACGCTTCGACTGACGCGACGCGTCCTGTCGCCGAAAGGATTTTGCGTTCCTGCAAGCGTCCGTTTCAGGTGCTGCGGCAGGAGAAAAACGGCGGCGTCTCGGCGGCGCGCAATGCCGGGCTGCAGGCGGCGCGGGGAGAATATGTGTGTTTCGTCGATCCCGACGATTTCGTCAACGCCGACTATCTTTCGACGCTGTACGGCATCGTTTCTCCCAATCAGGCGGACATCGCCTTCTGCGGTTTCAATCATTATTATGAAGACACGGGAGTGCTGGTTCCCGAGCGTTTCAGGTTAAAAAAGGCGTTGCCGCAGGCCAGCGATTACCTGTTCGCCTGGCACATGCGGAAACTCACCGCTTCCGTCTGGTGTTTTCTCTACCGCAAGGACTTCCTGCTCTCGACGGAACTTCGCTTCAATGAAAGATGCCGCCGGGGCGAAGACGGCGAATTCATTCAAAAGACTTTGCTGCGCAGCGCCAAGACCGTGTTTGCAAATATCAGGCTCTATAATTACGTTCATCATAAGGCGCAGATCACCGCAGTGGGGATAAGGGACGAGCGAGCACCGGAACTGAAAAGGCAGATGCGGCTTGCGAATGTGCGCGCAGCCCGCTATTCGCTGCGTCACACCGGCCCCGGAAAGCTGCGGCGCGCCGTCCTGCACGTTCAAGAGCCGGAGATTATGCTGGCCCCTTTTGTTTTTTACGCGCGCAGAAAGGACTGGAAAAACTACGAGCGCCGGCTGGTCTTCCTGCGCCACCGCAAAGTGCGCGAAGTCATGTATGCCAGCGTCTTGGCGCTGCACCGGTCGCCCGAGCTCTTCTTCAAATGCGTGGCCGTGCTGCATTGCCCGAAGCTGTTTTATTGGCTGAGAGCGCGGGCGC